The Fervidobacterium gondwanense DSM 13020 genome window below encodes:
- a CDS encoding pseudouridine-5'-phosphate glycosidase, whose amino-acid sequence MRLGKHVEEALNKNQPTVALESTVIAHGLPFPHNVETAKLLEEIARSEGVVPATIGVLKGEVIIGMTEEEINKMLEDEPLKIGTREIPYVVGLKKSAATTVSATMRFSKLAGIDVFATGGIGGVHVGDWDVSQDITEMAKTDVIVVSAGCKSILDVKKTIEFMETFQITVLGYRTDKFPIFYEGLSDFKLDHTVQNAEEIAKIFKAKKELSIEGSILVANPIPEEYIVPESEVEGYIQQALKECSEKGITGKGVTPYLLSRVAELSNYRTLKANIELLKNNVRLACQIAKELVKLR is encoded by the coding sequence ATAAGACTCGGTAAACATGTCGAAGAAGCTTTAAACAAGAATCAACCAACAGTCGCACTCGAAAGTACAGTAATCGCCCACGGTTTGCCGTTTCCACATAACGTTGAAACTGCTAAACTTCTTGAGGAAATTGCAAGAAGCGAAGGAGTTGTGCCCGCCACAATTGGTGTCCTCAAAGGAGAAGTTATCATTGGCATGACCGAGGAAGAGATAAACAAGATGCTTGAAGATGAACCGCTGAAAATAGGCACAAGAGAAATACCATATGTTGTAGGGCTCAAAAAGAGCGCCGCTACAACTGTCAGTGCAACAATGCGATTCTCAAAACTTGCTGGAATCGACGTTTTTGCTACTGGCGGCATCGGAGGTGTCCATGTGGGCGACTGGGATGTTTCGCAGGACATCACCGAAATGGCAAAAACGGATGTTATAGTTGTCAGTGCAGGTTGCAAATCGATACTCGACGTGAAGAAGACTATAGAATTTATGGAAACTTTTCAGATAACTGTGCTTGGATACAGAACGGACAAATTTCCCATTTTCTACGAAGGTTTGTCAGATTTCAAGTTAGACCACACAGTTCAGAATGCTGAAGAAATCGCAAAAATTTTCAAGGCTAAGAAGGAGTTATCCATAGAAGGCTCAATACTTGTAGCAAATCCAATCCCTGAGGAATACATCGTTCCTGAGAGCGAGGTTGAGGGGTATATCCAACAAGCCTTGAAAGAATGCAGTGAAAAAGGTATAACCGGAAAAGGTGTAACTCCGTATTTACTTTCCAGAGTTGCTGAGCTTAGCAATTACAGAACGCTCAAAGCAAATATAGAACTTTTGAAGAATAACGTGAGGTTAGCATGCCAGATAGCAAAAGAGCTCGTGAAACTTCGCTAA
- a CDS encoding protease complex subunit PrcB family protein, whose translation MKRVVLFPFFLAMLLLSSVFFGQQSLQTAGTVIKQLEVSFPDHIFKTVGTKTFNVQYIKLFEDKESKGYLIKAWTFQPLTTSAASQKELVYKVTFTYGKEEYSYQINGVRDKSYVRMPLLLVMCPAKYTISVNSQVIPEEKKTSGGEAEVPILEQIEGAMLRVLKHADTKYVEISEGVPASKDDYLFVQIIAGTFPTGGYRIEVNEPDIVYPVGNNPGKITITGTFYRPKPGDMVTQAFTTPTKTVEIGKLPAGQYEVIITIKDLGEFRRVLVVK comes from the coding sequence GTGAAAAGAGTCGTTCTTTTTCCATTTTTCCTTGCAATGCTTTTGCTCTCATCGGTATTTTTTGGGCAGCAATCTTTACAAACGGCCGGTACGGTTATAAAACAGTTGGAAGTTAGTTTTCCTGACCATATTTTCAAAACAGTTGGAACAAAGACCTTCAACGTTCAGTATATTAAACTCTTTGAAGACAAAGAGAGCAAAGGATATCTCATTAAAGCTTGGACATTCCAACCACTGACAACGAGTGCAGCCTCTCAGAAAGAATTAGTCTATAAGGTCACATTCACATACGGCAAAGAAGAGTATTCTTACCAGATTAACGGCGTACGCGATAAGTCATACGTTAGGATGCCACTTTTGCTTGTAATGTGCCCCGCAAAATATACAATAAGTGTTAACTCGCAAGTCATACCAGAAGAAAAGAAGACATCAGGTGGTGAGGCAGAAGTGCCGATTCTTGAACAAATCGAAGGTGCAATGTTAAGAGTATTGAAGCATGCTGATACAAAATATGTTGAAATATCGGAAGGAGTACCGGCATCGAAAGACGATTATTTGTTTGTTCAAATTATTGCTGGCACGTTCCCGACGGGAGGATACAGAATCGAAGTTAACGAGCCTGATATAGTTTACCCTGTTGGAAATAATCCTGGGAAAATAACGATAACTGGCACATTCTACAGGCCAAAACCGGGCGATATGGTCACCCAAGCATTCACTACGCCGACGAAAACCGTGGAGATTGGCAAGCTTCCAGCTGGGCAATATGAAGTTATTATAACTATAAAGGATCTTGGAGAATTTAGAAGGGTGCTCGTAGTCAAATGA
- a CDS encoding GGDEF domain-containing protein: MGERKLVNLVRMLLISLISLVLFLSLSYTFKVINLPEGEVIRWMVPSNEITKYYQFEKPDSKEFVGYFSYDGVRNTVVFQKVIATKLEIFVNRERVAVFGDGTGNLWPKALVVSVPEYLLRESEKNEIKVVLHGIVGAGISGSPYLVDMNTAIQGAQLINMFRNDIVLVGIGAAGVILYLFLLAYTGASANEKKSYFYILMASVFMILGLVQFTYRETYGSVESYLIFEKLARTAPMFVVTFLLFLIFENSGFYLKPRFKIAFLIIPFLLTGLVVISTNTKYVHFFGLLSDLYSMILVIYISFIVYVKRLLEYVFPVSFLLLTGTQTFYVLATGLPNELMIPYGRLVFLISLATTTLTKFKRIAARHEVLAKENVLDHLTGAFNRKVIEQLPKGGVLILIDIDGLKKINDTYGHIYGDKLLQRFSEIVKKDIRQEDYFIRLGGDEFCIVSNSISEKDVEHIMNRLYNRCRNELGVGFSYGFAPFDNFDKAYEQADEKMYQMKEEKYRSNKKGV; encoded by the coding sequence ATGGGTGAAAGAAAGCTGGTAAATTTGGTTAGGATGTTACTCATTTCGTTAATATCTCTAGTCTTGTTTTTGAGCTTGAGCTACACATTCAAAGTCATCAACCTTCCAGAAGGTGAAGTTATTCGCTGGATGGTCCCGTCTAATGAGATTACAAAATATTACCAATTCGAAAAACCCGATAGCAAAGAGTTCGTGGGATACTTTTCTTACGATGGTGTAAGAAATACCGTTGTTTTTCAAAAAGTGATTGCAACAAAGTTAGAAATATTTGTGAATAGAGAACGTGTTGCGGTGTTCGGTGATGGGACGGGTAATTTGTGGCCCAAAGCGCTTGTTGTAAGTGTACCTGAATATTTGTTAAGAGAAAGCGAGAAGAACGAGATTAAAGTGGTTTTGCACGGTATAGTTGGAGCGGGAATAAGCGGAAGTCCTTACTTAGTGGACATGAATACTGCGATTCAGGGAGCACAGTTGATAAACATGTTTAGAAATGATATTGTTTTAGTCGGTATCGGAGCAGCGGGAGTTATTCTATACTTGTTCTTACTGGCATACACCGGTGCTTCAGCAAACGAAAAAAAGTCGTATTTTTATATCTTGATGGCTTCTGTTTTCATGATACTCGGGCTTGTTCAATTTACATACAGAGAGACTTATGGATCTGTAGAGAGTTATTTAATCTTTGAAAAACTTGCCCGCACAGCTCCCATGTTTGTTGTTACTTTCCTTCTTTTCCTCATATTTGAAAATTCGGGTTTTTATCTTAAGCCACGTTTCAAAATTGCATTCTTGATCATTCCTTTCTTACTTACAGGCTTAGTGGTTATTTCAACTAACACAAAATACGTGCACTTTTTTGGTTTACTCTCAGATCTATATTCAATGATTTTGGTAATATATATTTCCTTCATCGTTTACGTAAAACGGCTTCTTGAATACGTCTTCCCTGTTTCTTTCCTTTTGCTCACTGGAACTCAGACATTTTACGTACTCGCTACCGGATTACCAAACGAGTTAATGATACCTTATGGAAGGCTCGTATTTTTGATCTCTTTGGCGACTACAACATTGACAAAGTTCAAGCGCATAGCAGCGAGGCATGAGGTTTTGGCGAAGGAAAATGTGTTAGACCATCTCACTGGTGCATTCAACAGGAAGGTAATAGAACAGCTTCCAAAGGGTGGCGTTTTGATTTTGATAGATATAGACGGGTTGAAGAAGATTAACGATACATATGGTCATATCTACGGCGATAAACTGCTTCAGAGATTTTCTGAAATTGTAAAGAAAGATATCAGGCAGGAAGACTATTTCATACGCCTTGGCGGAGATGAGTTCTGTATTGTCTCCAACAGTATTTCTGAAAAAGATGTTGAACACATAATGAATAGGTTATACAATCGTTGTAGAAACGAGCTTGGAGTAGGATTTTCGTATGGTTTTGCACCGTTTGATAATTTTGACAAAGCATATGAACAGGCAGATGAAAAGATGTACCAAATGAAAGAAGAAAAGTATAGATCTAACAAGAAAGGTGTATAG